In a genomic window of Streptomyces sp. SJL17-4:
- a CDS encoding ABC transporter permease encodes MSTQIPQPSQAAPDTTRIHNIGYRSYDGPRLGRAYARRSLFSQSLRGAYGLGRSAKSKVLPMLLSGVMCVPALIIVAVAVVTKQSKLSIEYTQYAIFLQVVIGIYLASQAPQSVSRDLRFRTVPLYFSRPIERADYVLAKFGAMASALFLLTAVPLLILWIGSLLAKMDFGTQTQMFGQGLLSVALLSLLFGGVGLVMAALTPRRGFGVAAVIGVLTISYGAVSTLQGIAYGTDNLGAISWLGLFSPITLIDGVQTAFLGAPSSFPGGEGPGAGIGAVYLLVVLALVAGSYGILMRRYRKVGL; translated from the coding sequence ATGAGCACCCAGATCCCGCAGCCCTCCCAGGCCGCTCCCGACACGACCCGCATCCACAACATCGGCTACCGCTCCTACGACGGCCCGCGTCTCGGCCGGGCGTACGCGCGCAGGTCGCTGTTCTCGCAGTCCCTGCGCGGCGCGTACGGCCTGGGCCGCAGCGCCAAGTCCAAGGTGCTGCCGATGCTGCTCTCCGGCGTGATGTGCGTACCCGCGCTGATCATCGTCGCGGTCGCGGTCGTCACGAAGCAGTCCAAGCTGTCGATCGAGTACACCCAGTACGCGATCTTCCTCCAGGTCGTCATCGGCATCTACCTGGCCTCGCAGGCGCCGCAGTCGGTCTCCCGCGACCTCCGGTTCAGGACCGTGCCGCTGTACTTCTCCCGGCCGATCGAGCGCGCGGACTACGTGCTCGCCAAGTTCGGCGCGATGGCCTCGGCGCTCTTCCTGCTGACCGCGGTCCCCCTCCTGATCCTCTGGATCGGCTCCCTGCTGGCCAAGATGGACTTCGGCACCCAGACGCAGATGTTCGGCCAGGGACTGCTCTCCGTGGCCCTGCTCTCGCTGCTCTTCGGCGGCGTCGGGCTGGTCATGGCCGCGCTCACCCCGCGCCGCGGCTTCGGTGTCGCCGCCGTGATCGGTGTGCTGACGATCTCGTACGGAGCGGTCTCGACGCTCCAGGGCATCGCCTACGGCACGGACAACCTGGGCGCCATCTCCTGGCTCGGCCTCTTCTCGCCGATCACGCTCATCGACGGCGTGCAGACCGCCTTCCTCGGCGCGCCCTCCTCCTTCCCCGGGGGCGAGGGGCCGGGCGCCGGTATCGGCGCGGTCTATCTGCTGGTCGTCCTCGCGCTCGTCGCCGGCTCGTACGGCATCCTGATGCGCCGCTACCGAAAGGTCGGGCTGTGA
- a CDS encoding HAD hydrolase family protein, giving the protein MTSPRSPRTPAPTVRLIATDLDGTLLRDDKSLSERTVAALAAAEQAGIEVFFVTGRPARWMDVVSDHVHGHGLAICANGAAVVDLHAGGTFVEVRPLERPAAMDVVVALRAAAPGTSFAVELTTGIHYEPHYPPFHLDPGATVATAEKLLFEEAPGAAAPVLKLLAKHPDLDPDAFLALARGAAGDRASFTRSGPSALIEISGLGVSKASTLARCCAERGITAAEVAAFGDMPNDIEMLSWAGRSYAMGTAHPDVIAAASGRTVGNNEDGVAVVVEQLVAEALRAAGTPAPQG; this is encoded by the coding sequence GTGACCTCTCCCCGTTCCCCGCGCACCCCCGCCCCGACGGTCCGACTGATCGCCACCGACCTCGACGGCACGCTCCTGCGCGACGACAAGTCCCTGTCCGAGCGCACGGTCGCCGCCCTCGCCGCCGCCGAGCAGGCCGGGATCGAGGTCTTCTTCGTCACCGGCCGCCCCGCCCGCTGGATGGATGTCGTCAGCGACCACGTCCACGGCCACGGCCTCGCGATCTGCGCCAACGGCGCCGCGGTCGTCGACCTCCACGCCGGAGGCACCTTCGTCGAGGTGCGCCCGCTGGAGCGGCCGGCCGCCATGGACGTCGTCGTGGCCCTCCGCGCCGCCGCGCCCGGGACCTCCTTCGCGGTCGAGCTCACCACCGGCATCCACTACGAGCCGCACTACCCGCCGTTCCATCTCGACCCCGGCGCGACCGTCGCCACCGCCGAGAAGCTCCTCTTCGAGGAGGCGCCCGGCGCCGCGGCCCCGGTCCTGAAACTGCTCGCCAAACACCCGGACCTCGACCCCGACGCGTTCCTGGCACTGGCCAGAGGGGCCGCCGGAGACCGGGCCTCGTTCACCCGCTCGGGCCCCTCCGCCCTCATCGAGATCAGCGGCCTCGGCGTCTCCAAGGCGTCCACCCTGGCCCGGTGCTGCGCCGAGCGCGGGATCACGGCCGCCGAGGTCGCGGCCTTCGGCGACATGCCCAACGACATCGAGATGCTGAGCTGGGCGGGCCGTTCCTACGCCATGGGCACGGCCCACCCCGACGTGATCGCCGCCGCCTCCGGCCGTACGGTCGGCAACAACGAGGACGGGGTGGCCGTCGTCGTCGAACAGCTGGTGGCCGAGGCACTGCGCGCGGCCGGAACCCCGGCACCGCAGGGCTGA
- a CDS encoding RNA 2'-phosphotransferase → MTRQQPPDERRTVKISKYLSKHLRHQPERIGLVLDPQGWTEIDALLAALARNNFPITRAELDHVVATNDKKRFAVEGSRIRASQGHTVEVDLDLPPAEPPAYLYHGTVAAALPAIRAEGLRPMARHHVHLSPDRETATRVGARRGRPVVIAVDAGAMHRAGHVFRVSANGVWLADSVPPEFLRLPG, encoded by the coding sequence ATGACCCGACAACAACCACCGGACGAACGTCGTACGGTGAAGATCTCGAAGTACCTCTCCAAGCATCTGCGCCACCAGCCCGAGCGCATCGGCCTCGTCCTCGACCCGCAGGGGTGGACGGAGATCGACGCGCTGCTCGCGGCCCTCGCCCGGAACAACTTCCCGATCACCCGCGCGGAACTCGACCACGTCGTCGCGACCAACGACAAGAAGCGCTTCGCCGTCGAGGGCAGCCGCATCCGCGCCAGCCAGGGCCACACCGTCGAGGTGGACCTCGACCTGCCGCCCGCGGAACCGCCCGCGTACCTCTACCACGGTACGGTCGCCGCGGCGCTCCCCGCGATCCGGGCGGAGGGGCTGCGCCCGATGGCCCGCCACCACGTCCACCTCTCCCCCGACCGGGAGACGGCGACGCGGGTCGGCGCCCGCCGCGGACGGCCGGTCGTGATCGCCGTCGACGCCGGTGCCATGCACCGGGCCGGACATGTCTTCCGCGTCAGCGCCAACGGGGTCTGGCTCGCGGACTCCGTCCCGCCGGAGTTCCTCCGCCTTCCCGGCTGA
- a CDS encoding M24 family metallopeptidase, which produces MASAVTGELSAELRGFREVQRLSYACAEAVAAQLKPGVTEREAARMQREWLYERGVRDWFHRPFAWFGDRTAFVDFKIPLQFFPTNRRLEAGMPFILDMAPVFKGYTADIGYSGCLGLNPLHDKLLADLQDHRELILREVRERRSLREIYQDVDRLMVRQGYANRHRAYPFGVIAHKIDRVKERRWSPSVFGFGTQALKGLASDALHGHRDGWSPLWSPYTFSDHPPQPGLWAVEPHLGFRGTGAKFEEILVVTDSRDPEQSAFWLDDDLPHVRRWNEGAV; this is translated from the coding sequence ATGGCCTCAGCAGTGACAGGCGAACTCTCCGCGGAGCTGCGGGGGTTCAGGGAAGTACAGCGGCTCTCCTACGCGTGCGCGGAGGCCGTCGCGGCTCAGCTCAAGCCGGGGGTGACCGAGCGCGAGGCCGCACGGATGCAGCGCGAGTGGCTGTACGAGCGGGGGGTGCGGGACTGGTTCCACCGGCCGTTCGCCTGGTTCGGGGACCGCACCGCCTTCGTCGACTTCAAGATCCCGCTGCAGTTCTTCCCGACGAACCGGCGCCTGGAGGCGGGGATGCCGTTCATCCTCGACATGGCCCCGGTGTTCAAGGGGTACACGGCCGACATCGGCTACAGCGGCTGCCTGGGGCTCAACCCCCTGCACGACAAGCTGCTCGCCGATCTCCAGGACCACCGCGAGCTGATCCTGCGCGAGGTGCGCGAGCGCCGCTCGCTCCGCGAGATCTACCAGGACGTCGACCGGCTCATGGTCCGCCAGGGGTACGCGAACCGGCACCGGGCCTATCCCTTCGGCGTGATAGCCCACAAGATCGACCGGGTGAAGGAGCGCCGCTGGTCGCCGAGCGTCTTCGGCTTCGGCACCCAGGCGCTCAAGGGCCTCGCGAGCGACGCCCTGCACGGCCACCGGGACGGCTGGTCTCCGCTCTGGTCGCCGTACACGTTCTCCGACCACCCGCCGCAGCCCGGCCTGTGGGCGGTCGAGCCGCACCTCGGATTCCGGGGGACGGGCGCGAAGTTCGAGGAGATCCTGGTCGTCACCGACTCCCGGGACCCCGAGCAGAGCGCGTTCTGGCTGGACGACGATCTGCCGCATGTGCGGCGCTGGAACGAGGGGGCGGTCTGA
- a CDS encoding DUF6083 domain-containing protein: MFLCPECEGAGAAQPARDPVLVGDVLAGLVDAASFVVRGGGVVRDARFGEAVRDVRRAAVGVPEPRSGGSTPSAPRAVGPATSACRRCGGQGAWHRTLRGRWIMIEPGELTTAAVPAGSRWRVAGDGTAVNLGSAVPSDTCRVSHFDVCAAGPEPVGSLVLLALWRAHARRIA, from the coding sequence ATGTTCCTCTGCCCGGAGTGCGAGGGAGCGGGCGCGGCGCAGCCCGCCCGGGACCCGGTGCTGGTGGGAGACGTTCTGGCGGGTCTGGTCGACGCCGCGTCGTTCGTGGTGCGCGGCGGTGGCGTCGTACGGGACGCCCGCTTCGGGGAGGCGGTACGGGACGTCCGGCGCGCGGCCGTCGGCGTACCGGAGCCCCGGTCCGGGGGGTCCACACCCTCCGCGCCGAGAGCGGTGGGTCCGGCCACCTCGGCCTGCCGGAGGTGCGGGGGCCAGGGTGCCTGGCACCGGACGCTCCGGGGCCGCTGGATCATGATCGAACCCGGGGAGCTGACGACCGCCGCCGTCCCGGCCGGCAGCCGGTGGCGCGTCGCGGGGGACGGAACCGCGGTCAATCTGGGCTCCGCCGTCCCGTCCGACACATGCCGGGTCAGTCACTTCGACGTCTGCGCGGCGGGTCCGGAACCGGTCGGGTCCCTCGTCCTGCTGGCCCTGTGGCGGGCCCACGCCCGGCGGATCGCCTGA
- a CDS encoding ABC transporter ATP-binding protein, giving the protein MTTLHIDHVSRWFGNVVAVNDVTMTVGPGVTGLLGPNGAGKSTLINMMGGFLDPSTGSVTLDGQTIWGNESVYREIGVVPEREAMYDFLTGREFVVANAELQGLGAKEAQQALATVEMEYAQDRKISTYSKGMRQRVKMASALVHDPSVLLLDEPFNGMDPRQRMQLMDLLRQMGADGRTVLFSSHILEEVEQLASHIEVIVAGRHAASGDFRKIRRLMTDRPHRYLVRSSDDRALAAALIADPSTAGIEVDHVDGGLRIQAVDFGRFTELLPKVARERGIRLLTVSPSDESLESVFSYLVAA; this is encoded by the coding sequence GTGACAACGCTCCACATCGACCACGTCTCCCGCTGGTTCGGAAACGTCGTGGCCGTGAACGACGTCACCATGACGGTGGGCCCGGGTGTCACCGGCCTCCTCGGGCCGAACGGCGCGGGAAAGTCCACCCTGATCAACATGATGGGCGGCTTCCTCGACCCCTCCACCGGCAGCGTCACCCTCGACGGGCAGACGATCTGGGGGAACGAGTCGGTCTACCGCGAGATCGGCGTCGTGCCCGAGCGGGAGGCGATGTACGACTTCCTCACCGGCCGCGAATTCGTCGTGGCCAACGCCGAACTGCAGGGCCTCGGTGCCAAGGAGGCCCAGCAGGCCCTGGCCACGGTCGAGATGGAGTACGCGCAGGACCGCAAGATCTCCACGTACAGCAAGGGCATGCGGCAGCGCGTGAAGATGGCCTCGGCCCTCGTGCACGACCCGTCGGTGCTGCTGCTCGACGAGCCGTTCAACGGCATGGACCCGCGCCAGCGCATGCAGCTGATGGACCTGCTGCGGCAGATGGGCGCGGACGGGCGCACGGTGCTGTTCTCCTCGCACATCCTGGAGGAGGTCGAGCAGCTGGCCTCCCACATCGAGGTGATCGTGGCCGGGCGCCACGCGGCCTCCGGCGACTTCCGCAAGATCCGCCGGCTGATGACGGACCGGCCGCACCGCTACCTGGTCCGCTCCAGCGACGACCGGGCACTCGCCGCGGCGCTGATCGCCGACCCGTCCACGGCCGGCATCGAGGTCGACCACGTGGATGGCGGACTGCGCATCCAGGCGGTGGACTTCGGGCGGTTCACCGAGCTGCTGCCGAAGGTCGCGCGCGAGCGGGGGATCCGTCTGCTGACGGTCTCGCCCTCGGACGAGTCCCTCGAATCGGTCTTCTCATACCTCGTCGCGGCCTGA
- a CDS encoding LLM class flavin-dependent oxidoreductase, which translates to MRLSTVILPIHRWREGQKTWQRAEELGFHAAYTYDHLSWRTFRDGPWFGALPTLTAAATATERIRLGTLVTSPNFRHPVTLAKELMALDDISGGRITLGIGAGGNGFDATALGQEPWTPKERADRFAEFVPLLDRLLTEDAVTERGTFYSADEARNIPGCVQRPRLPFAVAATGPRGLKLAARYGQAWVTTGDPKIFEAGTPEQSVAALRGQIEKLGKACADTGREVAELDKVLLTGFTPDRGRPLESVDAFVDFAGRHRELGFTEIVIHWPIPDSDFAADQQVFERIAAEALAQLR; encoded by the coding sequence ATGCGCTTGAGTACGGTGATCCTCCCCATCCACCGGTGGAGGGAGGGACAGAAGACCTGGCAGCGGGCCGAAGAACTCGGCTTCCACGCCGCTTACACCTATGACCACCTGTCCTGGCGGACCTTCCGGGACGGCCCGTGGTTCGGAGCTCTGCCCACCCTCACGGCGGCGGCGACGGCGACCGAGCGGATCCGGCTCGGCACGCTCGTGACCTCGCCGAACTTCCGCCACCCGGTGACGCTCGCCAAGGAGCTGATGGCTCTCGACGACATCTCCGGCGGCCGGATCACGCTCGGCATCGGCGCGGGCGGCAATGGCTTCGACGCCACCGCGCTGGGGCAGGAGCCGTGGACGCCGAAGGAGCGCGCGGACCGTTTCGCCGAGTTCGTGCCGCTGCTCGACCGGCTCCTCACCGAGGACGCGGTGACGGAGCGGGGAACCTTCTACTCGGCGGACGAGGCCCGGAACATTCCCGGCTGCGTCCAGCGCCCCCGGCTGCCGTTCGCGGTCGCGGCGACCGGTCCGCGCGGGCTGAAGCTGGCGGCGCGGTACGGGCAGGCGTGGGTGACGACGGGTGACCCGAAGATCTTCGAGGCAGGCACCCCGGAGCAGTCGGTGGCGGCGCTGCGCGGCCAGATCGAGAAGCTCGGCAAGGCGTGCGCCGATACCGGACGTGAGGTGGCCGAGCTCGACAAGGTCCTCCTGACGGGCTTCACCCCGGACCGGGGCCGGCCGCTGGAGTCCGTGGACGCGTTCGTCGACTTCGCGGGGCGCCACCGCGAGCTGGGCTTCACCGAGATCGTGATCCACTGGCCGATCCCGGACTCGGACTTCGCCGCCGACCAGCAGGTCTTCGAGCGGATCGCCGCGGAGGCGCTCGCTCAGCTGCGCTGA
- a CDS encoding MerR family transcriptional regulator, with amino-acid sequence MSEQSARPEYRIEDLAHHSGATVRTIRAYQDRGLLPRPERRGRSNVYGDAHLARLRQIADLLDRGYTLASIKELLEAWDTGRGLGGVLGLVAEVHGPWTDEEADRISRAELEARFGGTPDEAAILEAVELGVLEPLPDRETEEYLVPSPQELAVAAELYAAGVPLSAITGHLRELRDQVEHIASRFLEFTTEHVFARYLEHRPPTDADANEAATMVRRLRPLAQQTVDAELARAMQLLATQHLQIHLSPHAPPVKDDEPRTVALPAGTVRAVQDLVGPEKVAAFVAAATEREIHKRTLDALTSTSPKDGELTQST; translated from the coding sequence TTGTCCGAGCAATCAGCACGGCCGGAGTACCGGATCGAGGATCTCGCCCATCACAGCGGGGCCACGGTCCGGACGATCCGCGCCTACCAGGACCGCGGGCTGCTGCCCCGCCCGGAGCGGCGGGGCAGGTCGAACGTGTACGGGGACGCGCACCTCGCGCGGCTCCGGCAGATCGCCGACCTCCTCGACCGGGGCTACACCCTGGCCTCGATCAAGGAGCTCCTGGAGGCCTGGGACACCGGCCGGGGACTCGGCGGGGTGCTCGGTCTGGTCGCGGAGGTGCACGGCCCGTGGACGGACGAGGAGGCGGACCGGATCTCCCGCGCGGAGCTCGAGGCCCGCTTCGGCGGCACGCCGGACGAGGCGGCCATTCTGGAGGCCGTCGAGCTCGGCGTACTGGAGCCGCTTCCGGACCGTGAGACGGAGGAGTACCTCGTACCGAGCCCCCAGGAGCTCGCCGTGGCCGCCGAGTTGTACGCGGCGGGGGTACCGCTCTCGGCAATCACCGGGCACCTGAGGGAACTTCGGGATCAGGTGGAGCACATAGCCTCCCGTTTCCTGGAGTTCACGACCGAGCACGTCTTCGCGCGCTATCTGGAGCACCGGCCGCCGACGGACGCGGACGCGAACGAGGCGGCGACGATGGTCCGGCGCCTCCGGCCGCTCGCCCAGCAGACGGTGGACGCCGAACTGGCGCGCGCGATGCAGTTGTTGGCCACCCAGCACCTCCAGATCCATCTCTCGCCCCACGCACCGCCGGTGAAGGACGACGAGCCGCGGACGGTGGCGCTACCGGCCGGGACGGTGCGGGCCGTTCAGGACCTGGTGGGTCCGGAGAAGGTCGCGGCCTTCGTCGCGGCCGCGACAGAACGGGAGATCCACAAAAGGACATTGGACGCGCTTACCTCAACCAGCCCAAAAGATGGCGAACTTACTCAATCCACCTGA
- a CDS encoding SDR family oxidoreductase encodes MAGLNGARERWVRTGGIELCVAELGEEGRPTVLLVHGYPDSKEVWTEVAARLAEDFHVVLYDIRGHGRSTAPAPLRGGFTLEKLTDDFLAVADAVSPDRPVHLVGHDWGSVQSWEFVTVPRTEGRIASFTSMSGPSLDHFGHWIKRRMTRPTPRRVGQLLGQGAKSWYVYMLHTPVLPELAWRGPLGKRWPKILERVEKVPAGDYPTPSLPSDAAHGAWLYRDNVRARLSRPRPDAYAHAPVQLITPTGDAFLSERLYDDLGDWVPDLTRRTLPAKHWVPRTRPDQLSAWIGEFVRANEEPATKAPAPVAATVAKSGVKPAYAERFGGQLVLVTGAASGIGRATAFAFAEAGARVVAVDRDAEGAVRTAEMARLIGAPEAWGETVDVADEQAMEKLAAKVASEYGIVDVLVNNAGIGLTGSFFDTTSEEWKRVLDVNLWGVIHGSRVFGAQMTARGQGGHIVNTASAAAFQPSRALPAYSTSKAAVLMLSECLRAELADQGIGVSAICPGIVNTNITATARFAGVTDEAEEKRRQRKASRLYGLRNFPPEKVADAILGAVLHNRAVVPVTPEARGAHFLSRLSPGTLRAFARWQPPA; translated from the coding sequence ATGGCGGGGCTCAACGGAGCGCGGGAGCGCTGGGTCCGTACGGGCGGGATCGAGCTGTGTGTCGCCGAACTCGGCGAAGAGGGCCGGCCCACCGTGCTGCTCGTGCACGGCTACCCGGACTCCAAGGAGGTGTGGACGGAGGTCGCCGCCCGGCTCGCCGAGGACTTCCACGTCGTCCTCTACGACATCCGCGGCCACGGGCGCTCGACCGCGCCGGCACCACTGCGCGGCGGCTTCACCCTGGAGAAGCTGACGGACGACTTCCTCGCGGTCGCCGATGCCGTCAGCCCGGACCGGCCGGTGCACCTCGTCGGCCACGACTGGGGTTCGGTGCAGTCCTGGGAGTTCGTGACCGTCCCGCGCACCGAGGGCCGGATCGCCTCCTTCACCTCGATGTCGGGGCCCTCCCTCGACCATTTCGGGCACTGGATCAAGCGGCGGATGACGCGGCCCACCCCGCGCCGGGTCGGCCAGCTCCTCGGCCAGGGCGCCAAGTCCTGGTACGTGTACATGCTGCACACGCCCGTGCTGCCGGAGCTCGCCTGGCGCGGCCCGCTCGGCAAGCGCTGGCCGAAGATCCTGGAGCGCGTCGAGAAGGTCCCGGCCGGCGACTACCCGACGCCCTCCCTGCCGAGCGACGCGGCGCACGGCGCCTGGCTCTACCGGGACAACGTCCGGGCCCGCCTCAGCAGGCCACGCCCCGACGCGTACGCACACGCGCCCGTGCAGCTGATCACGCCGACCGGCGACGCCTTCCTCTCCGAGCGGCTCTACGACGACCTGGGCGACTGGGTGCCGGACCTGACCCGGCGCACGCTGCCGGCGAAGCACTGGGTGCCGCGCACCCGGCCCGACCAACTGTCCGCCTGGATCGGCGAGTTCGTCCGGGCCAACGAGGAACCGGCGACGAAGGCACCCGCGCCCGTCGCCGCGACGGTGGCGAAGAGCGGGGTGAAGCCGGCGTACGCGGAGCGGTTCGGCGGCCAGCTGGTCCTGGTGACCGGGGCGGCCAGCGGCATCGGACGGGCCACCGCCTTCGCGTTCGCGGAGGCCGGCGCCCGGGTCGTCGCCGTCGACCGGGACGCCGAGGGCGCGGTCCGCACGGCCGAGATGGCCCGGCTGATCGGCGCCCCGGAGGCCTGGGGCGAGACCGTCGACGTCGCCGACGAGCAGGCGATGGAGAAGCTCGCCGCCAAGGTGGCGAGCGAGTACGGAATCGTCGACGTCCTCGTCAACAACGCGGGCATCGGGCTCACCGGCTCCTTCTTCGACACGACCAGCGAGGAGTGGAAGCGGGTCCTCGACGTCAATCTGTGGGGCGTGATCCACGGGTCCCGGGTCTTCGGCGCGCAGATGACGGCGCGCGGCCAGGGCGGCCACATCGTCAACACCGCGTCCGCCGCGGCCTTCCAGCCCTCCCGTGCCCTGCCCGCGTACAGCACGTCGAAGGCAGCGGTGCTGATGCTCAGCGAGTGCCTGCGCGCCGAACTGGCCGACCAGGGCATCGGGGTGTCCGCGATATGCCCCGGCATCGTCAACACCAACATCACGGCGACCGCACGGTTCGCGGGGGTCACCGACGAGGCGGAGGAGAAGCGGCGCCAGCGGAAGGCGTCCCGGTTGTACGGCCTGCGGAACTTCCCGCCGGAGAAGGTCGCGGACGCGATCCTGGGGGCGGTCCTGCACAACCGCGCGGTCGTCCCGGTGACACCCGAGGCACGGGGCGCGCACTTCCTGTCGCGGCTCAGCCCGGGGACACTGCGGGCCTTCGCGCGGTGGCAGCCGCCGGCGTAG
- a CDS encoding ABC transporter permease subunit: MYNPTVARLTYRALLGRRRALILFLLPGMLLVISAAVRAFNGADDQVAADVLGGFALATMVPLIGVIAGTGAIGPEIDDGSIVYLLSKPVKRPSIIFTKLIVAIAVTMVFSAVPTFIAGFILNGNGQQVAVAYTVAALVASIAYSALFLLLGTISRHAVVIGLVYALVWEALFGSLIEGARTLSVQQWALALAERVTGDGLITSEVGLTTAVVLLSAVTIVATWFAGFKLRTLKLAGEE; encoded by the coding sequence ATGTACAACCCCACAGTCGCCCGGCTCACCTACCGGGCCCTCCTCGGCCGCCGCCGGGCCCTGATCCTCTTCCTGCTGCCCGGCATGCTGCTGGTCATCTCGGCGGCGGTGCGCGCCTTCAACGGGGCGGACGACCAGGTCGCGGCCGATGTCCTCGGCGGCTTCGCGCTGGCCACGATGGTCCCGCTGATCGGTGTGATCGCCGGTACGGGCGCGATCGGACCCGAGATCGACGACGGCTCGATCGTCTATCTGCTGTCCAAGCCGGTGAAGCGGCCCTCGATCATCTTCACGAAGCTGATCGTCGCGATCGCGGTGACGATGGTCTTCTCCGCGGTACCGACGTTCATCGCCGGCTTCATCCTCAACGGCAACGGCCAGCAGGTGGCCGTGGCGTACACGGTGGCGGCGCTCGTGGCCTCCATCGCCTACAGCGCGCTGTTCCTGCTGCTGGGCACGATCAGCCGCCACGCGGTGGTCATCGGCCTGGTCTACGCCCTGGTGTGGGAGGCCCTGTTCGGCTCCCTGATCGAGGGCGCGCGCACCCTGAGCGTCCAGCAGTGGGCGCTCGCCCTCGCGGAGAGGGTCACCGGTGACGGCCTGATCACCTCCGAGGTCGGCCTCACCACGGCGGTCGTGCTCCTCTCCGCGGTCACGATCGTGGCGACCTGGTTCGCCGGCTTCAAGCTCCGCACGCTGAAGCTGGCGGGCGAGGAGTAG
- a CDS encoding ABC transporter ATP-binding protein yields the protein MIATESLSKRFPRVTALDRLSLDIGPGVTGLVGANGAGKSTMIKILLGLSPATEGTAQVLGMDVRTHGAEIRERVGYMPEHDCLPPDVSATEFVVHMARMSGLPATAARERTADTLRHVGLYEERYRPMGGYSTGMKQRVKLAQALVHDPKLVLLDEPTNGLDPVGRDEMLGLIRRVWTDFGISVLVTSHLLGELERTCDHVVVIDGGRLLRSSSTSDFTRTTTTLAVEVTDSDSHADGTAALRAALAAAGVTLHAGVEEGLPGAGHILLLEAPGEETYDLVRDTVADLGLGLVRMEQRRHHIAEVFRPEASQQHQDPQHEDPQHEEVPAR from the coding sequence GTGATCGCGACCGAAAGCCTCAGCAAGCGGTTCCCCCGGGTGACCGCTCTTGACCGGCTCTCCCTGGACATCGGACCCGGTGTGACCGGACTCGTGGGTGCCAACGGAGCCGGCAAGTCCACCATGATCAAAATCTTGCTCGGACTCTCCCCCGCCACGGAGGGCACCGCCCAGGTCCTCGGCATGGACGTGCGGACGCACGGCGCCGAGATCCGTGAGCGTGTGGGCTACATGCCCGAGCACGACTGCCTCCCGCCGGACGTCTCGGCCACCGAGTTCGTCGTCCACATGGCGCGGATGTCCGGGCTGCCCGCGACCGCCGCCCGCGAGCGGACCGCCGACACCCTGCGGCACGTCGGTCTGTACGAGGAGCGGTACCGCCCGATGGGCGGCTACTCGACCGGCATGAAGCAGCGCGTGAAGCTCGCCCAGGCCCTGGTCCACGACCCGAAGCTGGTCCTCCTGGACGAGCCGACCAACGGTCTGGACCCGGTCGGCCGGGACGAGATGCTGGGACTGATCCGCCGGGTCTGGACCGACTTCGGCATCTCCGTCCTCGTCACCTCGCACCTCCTCGGCGAGCTGGAGCGCACCTGCGACCACGTCGTCGTCATCGACGGCGGCCGGCTCCTCCGCTCCAGCTCCACCAGCGACTTCACCCGGACGACCACGACGCTCGCCGTCGAGGTCACCGACTCCGACAGCCACGCGGACGGTACGGCGGCCCTCCGCGCCGCCCTCGCCGCCGCGGGCGTCACGCTCCACGCGGGCGTGGAGGAGGGCCTGCCCGGCGCCGGCCACATCCTTCTCCTGGAGGCCCCGGGCGAGGAGACGTACGACCTCGTGCGGGACACCGTCGCCGACCTCGGCCTCGGTCTCGTCCGCATGGAGCAGCGCCGCCACCACATCGCCGAGGTCTTCCGCCCCGAGGCGTCCCAGCAGCACCAGGACCCGCAGCACGAGGACCCGCAGCACGAGGAGGTGCCGGCCCGATGA